AGTCGCTAGTACTTGCCCTGCTTTAACTTTATCACCCTCTTGTACTAACAGTTTCTCTATACGACCAGACTGTTCAAATGCAAGTGAAACTTGGCGAATATCAACATTTCCATATAATGTTAATACATTATCTTTTTGATTTTTATTATTATATTTCCATGCCCAAAAGCCGATGATAACCACAGCTATAACAACCAAGACGACGACAATCAGTTTTTTATTCATCTTATTGGCCTTCTTATTAAATTCAAATTTTATTAGTTTAAATTCAATTTAAATTTAAATTACTCCAATCTTTGAATAAAAGATATACTTTTATGGTGAATCAAAGTTAGGGTTAAATATGTCCAGATCTAGACGAAGTGATGGTGACTTAACCAAGTCCAAAATTATTGAGGCAGCAGGACCTTTAATTGCCCAATATGGTTTTGCAAAGACAGCGAACAAAACAATTGCTAACGCTGCGAATGTTGATTTGGCTGCAATTAATTATCACTTTGATGGTCGAGAAGGGCTGTATCAAGCTGTGTTAGTGGAAGCTCACGCTCACTATCTAGATGAAAAATATTTACTAGAACTTGTTGAAAGCACTCAGTCACCAGAAGAAAAGCTAAGCTTATTACTTGAGACCTTGCTGCATAAATTAACCGAAAAAGATGTTTGGCATGGCAAAGTCTTTATTCGTGAACTCTTTTCACCTTCTGAGCATTTATTAAATTTTATTGAACTTGCAGGTATGAGGAAATTTTTTCTTATTCGTAGGCTCATTAGTCAAGTTGCTGGTTTAGATGAAAATGATCCAGCTGTTTTGCCTTGTATTTTAAGCGTGATGACACCTTGCATGATGCTCATTATTGCCGGACCTAATGCTCAAGCACCTGAGCCGCTTAAAAATATTGCCCAGATGCCATTACATGATTTAGTTGAACATTTTAAAAAATTTTCATTAGCAGGATTAAAAGCAATTAGCCAATCAAATCTTAAAAATTAGCGATTCAAACATTGCAAAATGGCTTGTACCGGATCTTCTGTATTTCCAGAAATAAGCTGTTTATGCATGGTTAAATGTTGCATCACTTGAATTTGAGCTGTCTCAACATTCATTAGTTTTTCTATTTCAGTAGCTAAATGTTCTGGTGTTGCATCAGCCTGAATCAGCTCTTCAATGACTTTCTTACCCGCAATAATATTAGGCAAAGAATAATAAGGAATTTTCACCAAAAGCTTAGCAATTATATAGGTCAACCAATGCAATTTATAGAAAGTGACCATCGGTCTATGCATGAGCATGGCTTCTAATGTTGCAGTCCCAGAAGCTAAGGCAATGATATCACTTGCATTCATGACCATACGGCCAACTTTAGACTCACTATCTGTATTTTCTAAAATATGAATTACAGTTTTCAAATTAGGCGCTAATTGTTCAACACCCTGCTCAATCTGCTGTTTACGCGCATCGTTAATTGCGGGAATTAAAAATTGAATGTTTGGATATTTCTTATGCAGAATATTGGCAGTTCCAAGCAACATAGGCAAAAGTCGTTCTACCTCACCTTTTCGGCTGCCTGGTAATAACGCAATATGTTTTTGATTTTCATTAAGACCTAATTGCTGTTTGGCAATTTGGATTGGATTTTCAAGTGGCAATTGTTTAGCTAATGGATGGCCTACAAATGCTGCTGGAACTTCATATCGTTCATAAAAAACTTTTTCAAAAGGAAATAAGCAAAGTACTAAATCTATGCTCTGCTTAATGCCATGAACACGTCCTTGACGCCACGCCCAAACTGAAGGACTGACATATTGAACTGTTTTTATTGGAAGATTCTTTTCTTTAATACTTTTCGAAAGTCTAAGGTTAAAGTCTGGTGCATCAATACCAATAAAAATATCAACTGGATTTTGAGTCCATTGATTGATTAAACCATCACGTACAGCGAATAATTTTTTTAAGTCTTTTAATACCTCAACAATCCCCATCACAGACAGAGTTTCCATTGGGTAATAACTGTTAAAACCTTCAGCAATCATTTGAGGACCACCGATTCCCTCAAATTCGGCATCGATTCCTTGTTCTCGAAAACTACGCATAAGTTTCACACCAAGCGTATCTCCAGAAACTTCCCCAACTACAATGCCTATTTTAAGTTTTCGGTTTGCCAAGGCGATTTACCCAAGAATTTGAAATAATGCATTCTAGCATAGAGGTTTATCAATCTTGAACTTGATCGATATGTACTTACCAAAAGCAGTCACAGCACAAACTATCTAAAATTACATTCATTCACCATCTTTTAATCTAAATTAACAATGCAATTTGAATTGTAGCTTACATTTACAAACAATAAAATAAATGAGAATTATTTACATTATCTTTAATCTTATGAATATCCCACCTCGACCATTTAAGCTT
This genomic stretch from Acinetobacter oleivorans DR1 harbors:
- the lpxB gene encoding lipid-A-disaccharide synthase → MANRKLKIGIVVGEVSGDTLGVKLMRSFREQGIDAEFEGIGGPQMIAEGFNSYYPMETLSVMGIVEVLKDLKKLFAVRDGLINQWTQNPVDIFIGIDAPDFNLRLSKSIKEKNLPIKTVQYVSPSVWAWRQGRVHGIKQSIDLVLCLFPFEKVFYERYEVPAAFVGHPLAKQLPLENPIQIAKQQLGLNENQKHIALLPGSRKGEVERLLPMLLGTANILHKKYPNIQFLIPAINDARKQQIEQGVEQLAPNLKTVIHILENTDSESKVGRMVMNASDIIALASGTATLEAMLMHRPMVTFYKLHWLTYIIAKLLVKIPYYSLPNIIAGKKVIEELIQADATPEHLATEIEKLMNVETAQIQVMQHLTMHKQLISGNTEDPVQAILQCLNR
- a CDS encoding CerR family C-terminal domain-containing protein, translating into MSRSRRSDGDLTKSKIIEAAGPLIAQYGFAKTANKTIANAANVDLAAINYHFDGREGLYQAVLVEAHAHYLDEKYLLELVESTQSPEEKLSLLLETLLHKLTEKDVWHGKVFIRELFSPSEHLLNFIELAGMRKFFLIRRLISQVAGLDENDPAVLPCILSVMTPCMMLIIAGPNAQAPEPLKNIAQMPLHDLVEHFKKFSLAGLKAISQSNLKN